Proteins from a genomic interval of Stenotrophomonas maltophilia R551-3:
- a CDS encoding SDR family oxidoreductase, producing the protein MTQQRWRLDGQTALITGASAGIGLAIAHELAGFGADLMIVGRDIDMLETARDELLDVYPQMQVHALAADVSDDEDRRQILDWVEDHSDGLHILVNNAGGNISKAATEYSEDEWRNIFETNLFSAFELSRYAHPLLARHASSSIVNVGSVSGLTHVRSGVVYGMSKAAMHQMTRNLAVEWAEDGIRVNAVAPWYIRTRRTSGPLSDPDYYEEVINRTPMRRIGEPEEVAAAVGFLCLPAASYVTGECIAVDGGFLRYGF; encoded by the coding sequence ATGACCCAGCAACGGTGGCGCCTGGACGGCCAGACCGCCCTGATCACCGGCGCCAGCGCCGGAATCGGCCTTGCGATCGCGCATGAACTGGCTGGCTTCGGTGCCGACCTGATGATCGTCGGGCGCGATATCGACATGCTGGAGACCGCGCGCGACGAGCTGCTGGATGTGTATCCGCAGATGCAGGTGCACGCGCTGGCTGCCGATGTTTCCGATGACGAAGACCGCCGGCAGATCCTGGACTGGGTGGAAGACCATAGCGATGGCCTGCACATCCTGGTCAACAACGCCGGCGGCAACATCAGCAAAGCGGCTACCGAGTATTCCGAGGACGAGTGGCGCAACATCTTCGAGACCAACCTGTTCTCTGCGTTCGAACTGTCGCGCTACGCGCACCCCCTGCTGGCACGCCATGCCTCGTCATCCATCGTCAACGTCGGCAGCGTATCCGGCCTGACCCATGTGCGCAGCGGCGTGGTCTACGGCATGAGCAAGGCGGCGATGCACCAGATGACCCGCAACCTGGCCGTCGAGTGGGCCGAGGATGGCATCCGGGTCAACGCGGTGGCGCCGTGGTACATCCGCACGCGGCGCACGTCCGGCCCGTTGTCGGACCCGGACTACTACGAGGAAGTGATCAACCGCACGCCGATGCGCCGCATCGGGGAGCCGGAGGAAGTGGCTGCGGCCGTGGGCTTCCTGTGCCTGCCGGCCGCCAGCTATGTCACCGGTGAGTGCATCGCGGTGGATGGTGGTTTCCTGCGCTACGGGTTCTGA
- a CDS encoding Sua5/YciO/YrdC/YwlC family protein, whose protein sequence is MKTHAGPVAAMKELTLDSAVASLRAGGVIAYPTEAVWGLGCDPSHEAAVHMVLRLKQRPIEKGMILVAAELAQLEGWVRLQALPDARQRAVLASWPGANTWILPAGPRAQLWITGEHSGIAVRISAHPLVAALCRAWGGPLVSTSANLAGEPPARSREELDPRLLRLLDGILDGETGGLAQPTPIRDALSGNVLRS, encoded by the coding sequence ATGAAGACCCACGCCGGGCCGGTCGCCGCCATGAAAGAACTCACCCTGGACTCCGCTGTCGCCTCGCTCCGCGCAGGCGGCGTGATTGCCTATCCGACCGAAGCGGTCTGGGGCCTGGGCTGCGATCCCTCGCACGAAGCCGCCGTGCACATGGTGCTGCGGCTGAAGCAGCGCCCGATCGAGAAAGGCATGATCCTGGTCGCCGCCGAGCTGGCGCAGCTGGAAGGCTGGGTGCGCCTGCAGGCATTGCCCGATGCCCGCCAGCGCGCGGTGCTGGCCAGCTGGCCCGGCGCCAACACCTGGATCCTGCCTGCCGGCCCACGCGCCCAACTGTGGATTACCGGCGAGCACAGCGGCATTGCCGTGCGCATCAGTGCCCACCCGCTGGTGGCCGCGCTATGCCGCGCCTGGGGTGGCCCGCTGGTGTCCACCAGCGCCAACCTGGCCGGCGAACCACCGGCACGCAGCCGCGAGGAACTCGACCCACGCCTGTTGCGCCTGCTCGACGGCATCCTCGATGGCGAGACCGGCGGCCTGGCCCAGCCGACGCCGATCCGCGACGCGCTCAGCGGCAACGTGCTGCGCTCCTGA